GTGGAAACGACGGAGCACTTCAACGGCCTGATCCGCTACGAGCGGCAGATGCCGATCCACCAGATTTCGTACTACCTCTGCGGTGACATCGGAGAACCACAGCACTACACCGAACTGTTCTACACCCTGCGCACCGCAAGCGAGACCGACCTGATCTATCTGCATCTGAACTCGCCCGGCGGAGAATTCGATACCGGTCTGCAGATCATCAACAACATCCTCGCCTCCGAAGCACACGTGATTACAGTGCTGGAAGCGCGCGCCTATTCGATGGCGGCGTTGATCTTCCTGAGTGGCGACGAACTGGTCATCCACGACAACTGCCAGCTCATGTTCCACATCTACTCAGGCAGTTTCGCGGGGCGCGGCAACGAACAGCAGGCCGAAGTGATTGCGGTCGGAAAGTGGTTCGAAAAGGCAATGGGCCGTATCTGCACCCCCTTCCTGTCCGACAGCGAAATCGGAAGAATCCTGAAGGGCAGCGACCTGTGGATGGACTCGGATGAAATCCAGCGCCGCCTGATGCGCCTGCAACGCGCGCGGGCGAAATTGGCGGCGGCGCGGAAAAAACCCGGAACCGTTCCGGACGGCGCCGCCTGAAAGGCCCCGGCCTTCGAGGTGGCGACATCGGCGACCTGTGGTCGATCCCCCGTTATCGACCGCACCCCGGGAACGCTGGCCCGTCGAAAGCCGTCAGCTCACCGTGCCTGCGAACCGGATGTTTTCCGCGTGCTGGCCGGACCCCGCCTGCCACGGGAGAAACATCAGCGTCCGGCAGGATCCGGGCCGAACACGCGTTCCGGTACCGGCTGCAGCATCGCGCCGTCGTCGCCCAGCCAGATCTGGCCTTCGTTGACGATGCACTGCAGGTTCAGCGCGCGCTGCGCCAGTCCGGCCAGCGCCAGCGTGTCGGCCGTGGCGAGGCGCAGCACGGTGAGATTGTTCAGCCGCGCCAGCGTCGCCTTCGACTGTTCCCACCACTGCACCGCGGTGCGGCCATAGGTCACGACGACCACCCTGCCGGCGCGCGAGGCGGCGCGACGCACCAGCTTTTCGTCCGGCAGACCGACGTCGAGCCACAGCCGGATGGCGCCGGTCAGGTCGGCTTCATACAGATCCGCCTCGTCTTCGGCGCTCAGGCCGCGCCCGAAGCGAAGGTCTTCGGACGCATGCAGCGCAAAGGCCAGCACGCGCACCATCATGCGCTCGTCGTTCTCCGACGGATGGCGCGCGACGGTCAGCGCATGTTCCGCATAGTAGCCGCGGTCCATGTCCGACACGTTCAGATTGATCTTGTAGATGGTGGATTTCAGAGCCATGGCCGACAATGCTGTCCCGTGAGTGTTCCGGCGCGTCGAATGCGCGCCGGAGCCGTGAAACAAGACCCGACAGGATACCGACTTGAAGAAGACCGATCTGTACAAGAATGACCGCCTCAAAGTGGTGGCTCAGATGAAGCATGCCGCCGGACAGCGCACCACACTGGGCGAGGCGCCCGCACCGGACCGCAAGGAGCAGCGCAAGCTCGATCAGGCGCGCGGCCTGGTGCCTTTCGCGGTGAAGATCGATTCGGCGCTGGCGGCGCGGTTGCGCGATCTGGCAACCGAACGGCAGATGTCGCTGAACGACCTGACCGACGAACTGCTGCGCAAGGCGCTGGACTAGGTTCCGGTGAGCGGCGCGACTTCGGCGATGTCGATCTGGGTCGACGCCGATGCCTGCCCTGCGCCGGTGAAGGACATCCTGTTCCGCGCCGCCACGCGCACCGGTCTGCGGCTGACGCTGGTCGCCAACCGGCTGCTGCGCGTGCCGGCGTCGCCGCTGATCCGCGCCGTGCAGGTGGCGCACGGTTTCGACGCCGCTGATCGCCACATCGAAGAGGCAGTGGTCGCCGGTGACCTGGTGATCACATCCGACATTCCGCTGGCGGCGGCCGTGCTGGCGCGCGGCGCGCACGCACTGGAGCCGCGCGGCGAGTGGTTTTCGCCCGGCACCATCCACGAGCGGCTGCAGATGCGCGCACTGATGAATGATCTGCGCGACAGCGGCGTCATGAGCGGCGGGCCGTCGGCATTCTCGGTCAGCGACGGCCGCGCCTTCGCCGCGGCGCTGGACCGCTTTCTGGCGCAGGCGCGCTGACCGCGCCTCGGGTCAACCGAGCCGATACAGCGCGAAGCTACCGAGGAAGTTGTGTTCTTCGGTCACCGGCTTGCCGGCGTCGTCGAGCACCAGTCGCTCGCGCACCGAAATGCCCAGCTTGTCGCACAGCGCCTCGAAGTCGGCGACGGTGAAGAAGCGCACGTTCGGCGTGTCGTACCACTGGAAGGGCAGCCGGTCGGACACCGGCATGTGGCCGTCCATGATGGCCACGCGGTGCTTCCAGTAGGCGAAGTTCGGGAAGCTCACCACCGCCTCGCGGCCGACACGCAGCATTTCGCACAGCAGCTTTTCGGTGCGGTGCAGCGTCTGCAGCGCATTCGAAATGATGACCAGATCGAAACTCTGGTCCTCGAAGTCATACAGCCCTTCTTCCAGGTCGATCTGCAGCACGTTGATGCCGTTCTTCATGCCGGCGATCACGCGATCGACGTCGATCTCGACGCCATAGCCGCTGACGCCGCGCCTGTCCTTCAGGTAACGCAGCAATTCGCCGTCGCCGCAGCCCAGGTCGAGCACGCGCGCGCCTTCTGCGACCCAGGAGGCGATCACGTCGTGGTCGATGCGGATGTCCAGTGTGCTCATGTCGTCCTCACACCGTGATGTTGTCGAAGTAGGCGCGCAGCACCGCGTGATAGTGCGGGTCGTCGAGCAGGAATGAATCGTGGCCGGCGCTCGATTCGATTTCTGCGTAGCTCACGTTGCGCCGGTTGCGCATCAGCGCATCGACGATTTCGCGCGAGCGCGCCGGCGCGAACCGCCAGTCGGTCGAGAACGACACCAGCAGGAAGTCGGCCGTGGCCGGCGCGAAAGCAGCGGCAAGATCACCACCGGCGTCGCCCGCCGGATCGAAGTAGTCGAGCGCGCGCGTGGCCAGCAGATAGGTGTTGGCGTCGAAGCTGGCGGCGAACTTGTCGCCCTGGTAGCGCAGATAGGACTCGACTTCGAATTCGACCTCGAAGCTGAACTTGCGTCCGCCCTCGCGCAGCCGGCGGCCGAATTTCTCGGCCATCAGGTCATCCGACTGATAGGTGATGTGGCCCAGCATGCGGGCCAGTCTCAGGCCGCGGCGCGGCAGCGTGTCGTGCTCGTAGAAGTGGCCGCCGTGGAATTCCGGGTCGGTGATGATGGCCTGACGCGCCACCTCGTTGAATGCGATGTTCTGCGCCGTCAGCTTGGGCGCCGACGCGATCACGATGGCGTGGCGCACGCGCGCCGGCAGGTGGATGGCCCAGGCCATGGCCTGCATGCCGCCCAGGCTGCCGCCGATGATGGCGGCCCAGCTCTCCACGCCCAGCCGGTCGGCCAGCAGCGCCTGCGCAGCCATCCAGTCTTCGACCGTCACGATCGGAAAATCGGCACCCCAGGGCCGGCCGGTATCCGGATTGGCGCTGACCGGACCGGACGAGCCGTGACAGCCGCCCAGGTTGTTGATGCTCACGACGAAGAACTTCGACGTATCAAGCGGCTTGCCGGGGCCGATCAGGTTGTCCCACCAGCCGATGTTGTTCGGCGCGTCGGCATGCACACCGGCCGCGTGGTGGTGACCGGACAGCGCCGGGCACACGAGCACGGCGTTCGAGCGCGCGCCATTGAGCGCACCGTAGGTTTCGTACATCAGCTCGAAACCGGGCAGCACGGCACCGCTCCTGAGTGTCAGCGGCGTGTCGAAACGGGCCGACAGCGGTGCGACGACGCCTACGCTGCCGGAGGAAAGAGGAAAATCATCGGCCATGAAAAAACCCGGTAGGCCAAAGCCAGGACCGGGTCGCCCTCGCTTTAGCCGTATTTATTATGCGCCCGCAAGCTGAGACAAATCGGCGCACCACACTTAACCCGCATTCTGGCGAAACGGGCGGGTTTGTCAATCTCGGGCCATCTGGGTCAGATGCTGACCGCAGTCCCGCTGACACACACCATCAGCATGCCATTGTCGGCGCCCAGCACTTCGTAGTCGATGTCGATGCCGACGATGGCGTTGGCGCCGAGCTTCGCGGCGACTTCGCCCATCTCTGCCATCGCGGCTTCTCGCGCATCGGCCAGCGTGCTTTCGTAGGCACCGGCGCGGCCGCCGACCACATTGCGGATGCTGGCGAACATGTCCTTGAAGATGTTGGCGCCGATGATGGCCTCACCGGTGACGACGCCGTAGTACTGACGTATCGGTCGGCCTTCGAGCGTCTGCGTGGTGGTCATCAGCATGTGTCGTTTCCCTGGTTGGTCAGTCTTCGTCCATCACGGCGGTGGTGTAGACATCCTGCACATCGTCCAGACTGTCCAGTGCATCCAGAAGTTTCTGCATCCGGGCCGTGTCGTCGCCGGTCAGCACGTTCTCGTTCAGCGGCTTCATCGTCACCTCGGCGAACTCGGGCTTGAAGCCGGCCTTTTCGAGCGCATCCTTGACGGCGACGAAATCATTCGGCGGGCTGAGCACTTCGATCGAGCCGTCGTCGTTGCTGACGACGTCGTCGGCGCCGGCTTCGAGCGCGGCCTCCATCAGCGCATCTTCCGGCGTGCCGGGTGCGAAGATGAACTGGCCGCAATGCTTGAACATGAAGGCGACCGAGCCGTCGGTGCCCAGATTGCCGCCGTACTTCGAAAACGCGTGGCGCACGTCGGCCACGGTGCGCGTGCGGTTGTCAGTCAGGCAGTCAACCATGACCGCCGTGCCACCGATGCCGTAGCCCTCGTAGCGGATTTCCTCGTAGCTCACGCCTTCGAGCTCACCGGTACCGCGCTTGATGGCGCGCTCGATGTTTTCGCCCGGCATGTTCTCCGCCTTGGCCTTGTCGACCGCCACGCGCAGGCGCGGGTTGAAGTTGAGGTCCCCGCCACCCATGCGGGCGGCCACGGTGACTTCCTTGATCAGCTTGGTGAATACCTTGCCCCGCTTGGCGTCCTGCCGCCCCTTGCGGTGCTGGATATTGGCCCATTTCGAATGACCTGCCATGAATGACTTCCGTCCGTGTTGTGCGAGGAGTGATTTTAGTCGAGAGCGTCGCTCGCGCGCGCTCAAGTGGGACGCAGGGTACCCGTTAACGCTGTGCGGGTAAGGCTTGCCACGCCCGGATCTTATGGACTTTTGCCTCAACGCATGAAGACTCGACACTCGACAACGCATTGCCTGCTGGCCATTCTCCTGTCGCTATCGGCCGCCGCCAGCGCCGACACCGGCACGCAGGAACCGATCTGGCGCTTTGGCGGCTTTGGCACGTTCGGCGCCGGCTATCACGGCAGCGACGACCTCACCTATCGGCGCGACCTCGAACAGGCCGGCGGCCATGACGGCGGCCGCCTAGGATTTCGTGGCGACAGCCGGATCGGCGTGCAGGCCAGCGCAAGCTTCGATGCCCGCTGGTCGGCACAGATCCAGAGCGTCAGCCGGCTCGACAGCGAAGGAAAATGGACGCCGCAACTGTCCTGGACCTTTCTGCGCTACACGCCATCGGACACGCTGGACATGCGCATCGGCAGGCTGGGCGTGGATCTCTACCTTGATGGCGACTCGCGCCATGTCGGCTATGCCTTCACCGCCGTACGCCCGGCACCGGAAGTGCTGGGCGTGGTCACGCAGGACCTGTTCGACGGCATCGACCTGACGCTGCGCCGCCCGGCTGGAGACGGGCTGCTCAGCCTGCGCCTGTACGGCGGGCGTTCGCGAGGAGACCTTTCGCTGTATGGCCGTCAGTATCGTCCGCCGGATGCGCGCCGGCTCGGTGCCACCCTTGACTGGGTGAGCGAAGGGCTGACGCTGCGCGCCGCCTGGGGCGACACCTATACAGCGCGCGATACGTCGCTGCAGCCACTGGCTACCGCGCTGGCATCGGTGCCGATTCCGCTGGCACAGACCCGGGCGGCGCAGTTCGATACGTCACATCACCTGACCTTTGCCGGCCTCGGCTTTCTTTTCGAACGTGGTCCGTTCTCGGCACAGGGCATGTTCAGCTGGTCGCGTTTCTCGCAGTTTCCGACCTATCGCGGACAGGGGGCCAACGTCATCCTGGGTTACCGGGTGGGGGCGTTCAAGCCCTATGTGACGTACTCCCGCGTATCCCTCGACCCGAGTGAAGAGACCGACCTGTCACTGCCCGCCCCCCTTGCGGGCCTGCAATCGGCCTACGCTGGCGCTGTCGACCGCCTCACCATGAATCAGCGCAGCGTCGGCGCCGGTGTGCGCTATGACTTCGCGCCAAACTACGCCCTCAAGTTCCAGATTGATCGGATCAACGCCGCCGAGTCGATACTGATCATCGATTCCCGTGGTATGTCGGCGCGTGATGTCGGCATGACGCTCTATTCGATCGCACTGGATTTCGTGTTTTGAAGCCGGCTACACTTCTTTTGTCCCGCCTGCTCCTGGCGCTATGGCTCGCGCTGTACGGCGCTGCGGCCGCTGCCCATGGCATCGCGGTGATCGTCAATCCCGACAGCGGTATCGACAGCATCAGCCGTGAAGAGGTGAGCCATCTGTTTCTTGGTCGCATCAAGCACCTGCTGCCCGGCACGCCGGCCGTGGTCATCGACACCCTGCCGCTGCGCCAGGCCTTCTATCAGGCGCTGGTGCGGCGCGGCCTACCGGAGATCGATGCCTACTGGGCGCGCCTGCGCTTTTCCGGCCGCACCCAGCCGCCGATGCAGATCGAGAGCGCCGAGATGGTGATCGAACGCGTCGCACGCGACCGCAACGCCATCGGCTACATCGATGGCGCCCTGGTCGACTCGCGCGTCAGACCGGTATTGCGCCTTGAGGACTGATCCGCTGACGCGTCCCCAGGATGCCAGTGCCGGCATGGCGCCGTCGCGCCGGCTCGGTGCAAGCGTCGTCTGGCGCACCACGCTGCTCATCCTGTTTTTTGCCGGACTGGTCGGCATTCTGGTCGCGCTGGCCAGCACGGTGATGGTGGCGCGCGAAGAACGCCAGCGC
The sequence above is a segment of the Methyloversatilis sp. RAC08 genome. Coding sequences within it:
- the metW gene encoding methionine biosynthesis protein MetW, which codes for MSTLDIRIDHDVIASWVAEGARVLDLGCGDGELLRYLKDRRGVSGYGVEIDVDRVIAGMKNGINVLQIDLEEGLYDFEDQSFDLVIISNALQTLHRTEKLLCEMLRVGREAVVSFPNFAYWKHRVAIMDGHMPVSDRLPFQWYDTPNVRFFTVADFEALCDKLGISVRERLVLDDAGKPVTEEHNFLGSFALYRLG
- a CDS encoding YaiI/YqxD family protein, giving the protein MSIWVDADACPAPVKDILFRAATRTGLRLTLVANRLLRVPASPLIRAVQVAHGFDAADRHIEEAVVAGDLVITSDIPLAAAVLARGAHALEPRGEWFSPGTIHERLQMRALMNDLRDSGVMSGGPSAFSVSDGRAFAAALDRFLAQAR
- a CDS encoding heavy metal-binding domain-containing protein produces the protein MLMTTTQTLEGRPIRQYYGVVTGEAIIGANIFKDMFASIRNVVGGRAGAYESTLADAREAAMAEMGEVAAKLGANAIVGIDIDYEVLGADNGMLMVCVSGTAVSI
- a CDS encoding signal protein, which codes for MKTRHSTTHCLLAILLSLSAAASADTGTQEPIWRFGGFGTFGAGYHGSDDLTYRRDLEQAGGHDGGRLGFRGDSRIGVQASASFDARWSAQIQSVSRLDSEGKWTPQLSWTFLRYTPSDTLDMRIGRLGVDLYLDGDSRHVGYAFTAVRPAPEVLGVVTQDLFDGIDLTLRRPAGDGLLSLRLYGGRSRGDLSLYGRQYRPPDARRLGATLDWVSEGLTLRAAWGDTYTARDTSLQPLATALASVPIPLAQTRAAQFDTSHHLTFAGLGFLFERGPFSAQGMFSWSRFSQFPTYRGQGANVILGYRVGAFKPYVTYSRVSLDPSEETDLSLPAPLAGLQSAYAGAVDRLTMNQRSVGAGVRYDFAPNYALKFQIDRINAAESILIIDSRGMSARDVGMTLYSIALDFVF
- a CDS encoding YebC/PmpR family DNA-binding transcriptional regulator translates to MAGHSKWANIQHRKGRQDAKRGKVFTKLIKEVTVAARMGGGDLNFNPRLRVAVDKAKAENMPGENIERAIKRGTGELEGVSYEEIRYEGYGIGGTAVMVDCLTDNRTRTVADVRHAFSKYGGNLGTDGSVAFMFKHCGQFIFAPGTPEDALMEAALEAGADDVVSNDDGSIEVLSPPNDFVAVKDALEKAGFKPEFAEVTMKPLNENVLTGDDTARMQKLLDALDSLDDVQDVYTTAVMDED
- a CDS encoding YaeQ family protein, yielding MALKSTIYKINLNVSDMDRGYYAEHALTVARHPSENDERMMVRVLAFALHASEDLRFGRGLSAEDEADLYEADLTGAIRLWLDVGLPDEKLVRRAASRAGRVVVVTYGRTAVQWWEQSKATLARLNNLTVLRLATADTLALAGLAQRALNLQCIVNEGQIWLGDDGAMLQPVPERVFGPDPAGR
- a CDS encoding Clp protease ClpP; amino-acid sequence: MTLRLCANPAGCSVRWRTDYRPDARRASPGLRQNSRRWAHNPPRSSEEPAMQNRTTAEETEPDAPVETTEHFNGLIRYERQMPIHQISYYLCGDIGEPQHYTELFYTLRTASETDLIYLHLNSPGGEFDTGLQIINNILASEAHVITVLEARAYSMAALIFLSGDELVIHDNCQLMFHIYSGSFAGRGNEQQAEVIAVGKWFEKAMGRICTPFLSDSEIGRILKGSDLWMDSDEIQRRLMRLQRARAKLAAARKKPGTVPDGAA
- the metX gene encoding homoserine O-succinyltransferase MetX; this translates as MADDFPLSSGSVGVVAPLSARFDTPLTLRSGAVLPGFELMYETYGALNGARSNAVLVCPALSGHHHAAGVHADAPNNIGWWDNLIGPGKPLDTSKFFVVSINNLGGCHGSSGPVSANPDTGRPWGADFPIVTVEDWMAAQALLADRLGVESWAAIIGGSLGGMQAMAWAIHLPARVRHAIVIASAPKLTAQNIAFNEVARQAIITDPEFHGGHFYEHDTLPRRGLRLARMLGHITYQSDDLMAEKFGRRLREGGRKFSFEVEFEVESYLRYQGDKFAASFDANTYLLATRALDYFDPAGDAGGDLAAAFAPATADFLLVSFSTDWRFAPARSREIVDALMRNRRNVSYAEIESSAGHDSFLLDDPHYHAVLRAYFDNITV